In Ctenopharyngodon idella isolate HZGC_01 chromosome 2, HZGC01, whole genome shotgun sequence, the following are encoded in one genomic region:
- the plvapa gene encoding plasmalemma vesicle associated protein a isoform X2, producing the protein MVSLIIASLVLFLVYGQPEHTVEEKRLQELDQSVSKLTMENFILRGKEKNLTKVLNVTLTAKLSNDKVLSELRKLANTSAATIKNMQALMSRCEMEKKMPRSCPPMFCPDPSDNNRRLQSMLTQSEEMLKLVKANFTQAVAIMKTELDNSNKDKDGFHLEAIRLRRDKAFLEEELNLYQKKCKEDFVDSLRGIPNVTKEFLKRIDDLFSKHISFQLTCDKQKNQLEDIRENCSSLSREVENKLQSYLNIVGNQFTKINGENAKYVIENVRLKEDADWCNQNRSSMIRENRKNLEQLQRNCDQDSEKLLLENRKLKGDNNLNENLLSVKEKEIKMLKSTIETLNTSLASCKSPMQTGRYMPWPGTGSTGSAYPSLNGAGSSTRWGSTGLGATGSLSTSPGGTGTLSSGLGSTGLGGPGSSRIGLTQTGTSNLGGVGPGLTGFGSAGSSPLPTGNIGQSGTGSTAFSSAGSSGVGMAKPGIGGAGFGSVGSNVPGFGATLGGVRTTAGGSDSQTLNQAQIIHHLKELHRYSVPN; encoded by the exons TCTTTGATCATTGCGAGTCTGGTGCTCTTTCTGGTGTATGGACAACCTGAGCATACGGTGGAGGAGAAAAGACTGCAAGAGTTGGACCAAAGTGTCAGCAAACTCACGATGGAAAATTTCATTCTCCGTGGGAAGGAAAAGAACCTCACCAAAGTTCTGAACGTCACTCTCACTGCGAAGCTGAGCAATGACAAAGTTCTGTCTGAATTGCGCAAACTGGCAAACACCTCAGCTGCGACAATAAAGAACATGCAAGCATTAATG tctCGATGtgagatggaaaaaaaaatgcctcGCTCATGCCCTCCTATGTTCTGTCCAGACCCAAGTG ACAACAACAGACGTTTGCAAAGTATGCTCACACAGTCAGAGGAAATGCTAAAGCTGGTCAAAGCCAACTTTACTCAGGCAGTGGCCATTATGAAGACTGAGTTAGACAACTCCAACAAAGACAAGGATGGGTTTCACTTAGAAGCAATTAGACTAAGGCGAGACAAGGCATTCCTTGAGGAAGAGCTCAACTTGTATCAAAAGAAGTGCAAAGAGGATTTTGTAGATTCTTTACGAGGAATCcccaatgtcaccaaagaattCCTCAAAAGGATCGATGACCTCTtctcaaaacacatttctttcCAGCTAACATGcgataaacaaaaaaatcaacttGAAGACATTAGGGAAAACTGTAGCAGTCTTTCAAGAGAAGTTGAGAACAAGCTCCAGTCATATCTGAACATAGTGGGGAACCAGTTCACAAAAATTAATGGAGAAAATGCCAAATATGTGATAGAGAACGTACGCCTGAAAGAGGACGCTGATTGGTGCAATCAGAACCGCAGTTCCATGATTCGTGAGAATCGCAAGAATCTTGAGCAATTGCAGCGCAATTGTGACCAAGACAGTGAAAAACTTCTGCTGGAGAATAGAAAACTAAAAGGAGATAACAACCTGAACGAAAACCTTCTTTCTGTGAaggaaaaagaaattaaaatgctCAAAAGCACCATTGAGACTCTCAATACCTCACTTGCCAGCTGTAAG TCACCAATGCAAACTGGCCGATACATGCCATGGCCAGGGACAGGCTCCACCGGGTCAGCATATCCCAGTCTTAATGGTGCAGGATCAAGCACAAGATGGGGCAGCACAGGGTTAGGTGCGACAGGATCATTAAGTACATCTCCAGGGGGGACAGGGACCCTTTCAAGTGGACTAGGCAGCACAGGATTAGGTGGGCCAGGATCAAGTAGAATAGGTCTCACCCAGACAGGTACAAGTAATTTGGGTGGAGTAGGACCAGGGTTGACAGGATTTGGCAGTGCTGGATCAAGTCCTTTACCCACTGGCAATATTGGACAAAGTGGAACAGGGTCAACAGCATTCAGTAGTGCAGGATCAAGTGGAGTAGGGATGGCAAAACCAGGGATAGGGGGTGCAGGTTTTGGCTCAGTTGGGTCTAATGTACCTGGATTTGGAGCGACTCTTGGAGGAGTAAGAACAACAGCAGGTGGAAGTGACAGTCAAACGTTAAACCAAG CCCAAATAATTCACCATCTGAAGGAGCTGCATCGTTATTCAGTCCCAAATTGA
- the plvapa gene encoding plasmalemma vesicle associated protein a isoform X1, with product MYNSGYSQANLGLAAKKMHKSKGKSCGYYMKIVFFFSSLIQSLIIASLVLFLVYGQPEHTVEEKRLQELDQSVSKLTMENFILRGKEKNLTKVLNVTLTAKLSNDKVLSELRKLANTSAATIKNMQALMSRCEMEKKMPRSCPPMFCPDPSDNNRRLQSMLTQSEEMLKLVKANFTQAVAIMKTELDNSNKDKDGFHLEAIRLRRDKAFLEEELNLYQKKCKEDFVDSLRGIPNVTKEFLKRIDDLFSKHISFQLTCDKQKNQLEDIRENCSSLSREVENKLQSYLNIVGNQFTKINGENAKYVIENVRLKEDADWCNQNRSSMIRENRKNLEQLQRNCDQDSEKLLLENRKLKGDNNLNENLLSVKEKEIKMLKSTIETLNTSLASCKSPMQTGRYMPWPGTGSTGSAYPSLNGAGSSTRWGSTGLGATGSLSTSPGGTGTLSSGLGSTGLGGPGSSRIGLTQTGTSNLGGVGPGLTGFGSAGSSPLPTGNIGQSGTGSTAFSSAGSSGVGMAKPGIGGAGFGSVGSNVPGFGATLGGVRTTAGGSDSQTLNQAQIIHHLKELHRYSVPN from the exons TTCTCAGGCCAACTTAGGCTTGGCTGCCAAGAAGATGCATAAGTCGAAAGGCAAGAGCTGTGGTTACTACATGAAGATTGTCTTCTTTTTCTCCTCACTCATCCAGTCTTTGATCATTGCGAGTCTGGTGCTCTTTCTGGTGTATGGACAACCTGAGCATACGGTGGAGGAGAAAAGACTGCAAGAGTTGGACCAAAGTGTCAGCAAACTCACGATGGAAAATTTCATTCTCCGTGGGAAGGAAAAGAACCTCACCAAAGTTCTGAACGTCACTCTCACTGCGAAGCTGAGCAATGACAAAGTTCTGTCTGAATTGCGCAAACTGGCAAACACCTCAGCTGCGACAATAAAGAACATGCAAGCATTAATG tctCGATGtgagatggaaaaaaaaatgcctcGCTCATGCCCTCCTATGTTCTGTCCAGACCCAAGTG ACAACAACAGACGTTTGCAAAGTATGCTCACACAGTCAGAGGAAATGCTAAAGCTGGTCAAAGCCAACTTTACTCAGGCAGTGGCCATTATGAAGACTGAGTTAGACAACTCCAACAAAGACAAGGATGGGTTTCACTTAGAAGCAATTAGACTAAGGCGAGACAAGGCATTCCTTGAGGAAGAGCTCAACTTGTATCAAAAGAAGTGCAAAGAGGATTTTGTAGATTCTTTACGAGGAATCcccaatgtcaccaaagaattCCTCAAAAGGATCGATGACCTCTtctcaaaacacatttctttcCAGCTAACATGcgataaacaaaaaaatcaacttGAAGACATTAGGGAAAACTGTAGCAGTCTTTCAAGAGAAGTTGAGAACAAGCTCCAGTCATATCTGAACATAGTGGGGAACCAGTTCACAAAAATTAATGGAGAAAATGCCAAATATGTGATAGAGAACGTACGCCTGAAAGAGGACGCTGATTGGTGCAATCAGAACCGCAGTTCCATGATTCGTGAGAATCGCAAGAATCTTGAGCAATTGCAGCGCAATTGTGACCAAGACAGTGAAAAACTTCTGCTGGAGAATAGAAAACTAAAAGGAGATAACAACCTGAACGAAAACCTTCTTTCTGTGAaggaaaaagaaattaaaatgctCAAAAGCACCATTGAGACTCTCAATACCTCACTTGCCAGCTGTAAG TCACCAATGCAAACTGGCCGATACATGCCATGGCCAGGGACAGGCTCCACCGGGTCAGCATATCCCAGTCTTAATGGTGCAGGATCAAGCACAAGATGGGGCAGCACAGGGTTAGGTGCGACAGGATCATTAAGTACATCTCCAGGGGGGACAGGGACCCTTTCAAGTGGACTAGGCAGCACAGGATTAGGTGGGCCAGGATCAAGTAGAATAGGTCTCACCCAGACAGGTACAAGTAATTTGGGTGGAGTAGGACCAGGGTTGACAGGATTTGGCAGTGCTGGATCAAGTCCTTTACCCACTGGCAATATTGGACAAAGTGGAACAGGGTCAACAGCATTCAGTAGTGCAGGATCAAGTGGAGTAGGGATGGCAAAACCAGGGATAGGGGGTGCAGGTTTTGGCTCAGTTGGGTCTAATGTACCTGGATTTGGAGCGACTCTTGGAGGAGTAAGAACAACAGCAGGTGGAAGTGACAGTCAAACGTTAAACCAAG CCCAAATAATTCACCATCTGAAGGAGCTGCATCGTTATTCAGTCCCAAATTGA